A single Pseudanabaenaceae cyanobacterium SKYG29 DNA region contains:
- a CDS encoding EndoU domain-containing protein, protein MLKHTTLVALPVCLGSLILPAYAATTLPTGTQFTATSNCQVASSISGISSSSQRLVVNSKYNAREINRSYNDSTHVRIEYNGQLMWVAISGCGNLPVFQSTNTCRVASSIAGIPTSNKRLQNGAFYAITAFNQQTNPEASTHVQLNNSGVLDWTAISGCGNVIRVAASSSPSPSPTPTPTPGGSGIPGTGPFFDTVNNPENNAFGGNADPTPPPPTLTAFDREMAAICGAPGTAVSPTTFKNALKKYPAELNRIMQFTGYRVFGNRPSQYTNPDQYLDQLAEAWFDPNTKGFDHIFCGEPEPGGKVGGLHFHGRYLDLQEKGLAGRLLNNSSKQEIMPLVIYTIGVRMRNASGGISESAIKGYGYTLSAEDILKFVTKAFRDNPSSNTASSDGCILDVSDDGKNFKTMFFRRASGIRTFYPDATPEPGKFPACNVRP, encoded by the coding sequence ATGCTTAAACACACTACTTTGGTGGCATTACCTGTGTGCCTGGGCAGCCTCATCCTACCAGCTTATGCTGCTACGACTCTACCTACTGGTACACAATTTACTGCTACCTCCAATTGTCAAGTTGCTAGTTCCATTAGCGGAATTAGCTCCAGCTCCCAAAGACTGGTTGTCAACTCCAAATACAATGCCCGTGAAATTAACAGAAGTTACAACGACTCTACCCATGTACGAATTGAATACAACGGTCAGCTCATGTGGGTGGCCATCAGCGGTTGTGGCAACTTGCCTGTGTTCCAATCCACTAACACCTGCCGCGTAGCTAGCAGTATCGCAGGTATTCCTACCAGCAATAAAAGGTTACAAAACGGTGCATTCTATGCCATTACTGCTTTCAATCAACAAACCAATCCCGAAGCTTCTACCCATGTGCAGTTAAATAATAGTGGTGTTTTGGACTGGACGGCTATTAGTGGCTGTGGCAATGTCATTCGGGTTGCTGCTTCTAGTAGTCCCTCTCCCAGTCCTACCCCAACACCTACTCCAGGTGGCAGTGGCATTCCTGGTACCGGCCCGTTCTTTGATACGGTGAATAATCCGGAAAACAATGCTTTTGGCGGTAATGCTGACCCCACCCCACCCCCTCCTACCTTGACTGCCTTCGATCGGGAAATGGCTGCTATCTGTGGTGCTCCTGGTACTGCTGTTAGCCCCACCACCTTCAAGAATGCCCTCAAAAAATATCCTGCGGAACTCAACCGCATCATGCAATTTACGGGTTATCGGGTCTTTGGTAATCGTCCCAGTCAATACACTAATCCTGACCAATACCTTGACCAATTGGCAGAAGCCTGGTTTGACCCCAATACTAAGGGTTTTGACCACATCTTCTGTGGTGAACCTGAGCCTGGGGGTAAGGTAGGAGGGTTGCACTTCCACGGTCGCTACCTAGACTTGCAGGAGAAGGGTTTGGCCGGTCGTCTCTTGAATAATAGTAGCAAGCAAGAAATTATGCCGCTAGTGATTTACACGATCGGGGTACGGATGCGCAATGCCAGCGGTGGTATTTCCGAGAGTGCTATCAAGGGCTACGGCTATACCCTCAGTGCTGAAGACATTCTGAAGTTTGTCACCAAAGCCTTCCGGGACAACCCTTCCAGCAACACTGCTAGTAGTGATGGTTGTATTCTGGATGTCAGCGATGATGGCAAGAACTTTAAGACCATGTTCTTCCGTCGTGCCTCTGGTATCCGTACTTTCTATCCTGATGCCACCCCTGAACCTGGCAAGTTTCCTGCCTGCAACGTTAGACCATAG
- a CDS encoding Uma2 family endonuclease, with translation MTTSKLSSPNHDLRPWVSADLELLPQDSSRYEIVEGELFVTRAPHWQHQTTCGNFYTKLKLWSERTNLGYVCLNPGVIFSEQNDVIPDVVWVSKQKFQSLIDEAGHLRGAPDLVIEVLSPGAENVRRDRQVKLKLYSVYGVLEYWLADWQSRQIEVYRREGGVLKLAMTLYNNDLLTSPLLPNFTCAVQEIFD, from the coding sequence ATGACTACCAGCAAACTATCTAGCCCAAACCATGACCTGCGCCCTTGGGTAAGTGCCGACCTAGAGCTGTTGCCCCAGGACAGTAGCCGCTATGAAATTGTAGAGGGAGAGTTGTTTGTGACCAGAGCACCCCACTGGCAACATCAAACTACCTGCGGCAACTTTTACACCAAGTTAAAGTTGTGGTCTGAACGAACAAATTTGGGGTACGTTTGCCTAAATCCAGGCGTGATTTTTAGTGAGCAGAATGACGTGATTCCTGATGTAGTTTGGGTCAGCAAGCAAAAGTTTCAATCTCTAATCGATGAAGCCGGTCATCTACGGGGAGCGCCAGATTTAGTGATTGAAGTGCTATCGCCAGGGGCAGAAAATGTCAGACGCGATCGGCAGGTTAAGTTGAAGCTCTATTCTGTCTACGGGGTTTTAGAGTATTGGCTGGCAGATTGGCAGTCCAGGCAGATAGAGGTCTACAGAAGGGAAGGGGGCGTTCTCAAATTAGCCATGACTTTGTATAACAACGACCTCCTCACTTCTCCCTTACTCCCCAATTTCACCTGCGCCGTCCAAGAAATTTTTGACTAG
- a CDS encoding Uma2 family endonuclease, with amino-acid sequence MSELTIRQLWTRGDLDLLPENGNRYEIVEGELFVTRAPHWQHQTTCLNFCLALQQWSQATGLGYVGMHVGVIFSEENDVIPDVVWVTKEKYQSLLDGAGHLRGAPDLVIEVLSPGAENARRDRQVKLKLYSVYGVLEYWLADWQARQIEVYRREGGVLKLAMTLYNNDLLTSPLLPNFTCPVQEIFG; translated from the coding sequence ATGAGTGAACTTACAATCCGACAGTTATGGACGAGGGGAGATTTAGATTTACTGCCAGAAAACGGCAACCGCTATGAGATTGTAGAGGGAGAGTTGTTTGTGACGAGAGCACCCCATTGGCAGCATCAAACTACTTGCCTTAACTTTTGTCTGGCTCTGCAACAGTGGTCACAAGCTACGGGTTTAGGATATGTGGGCATGCATGTTGGTGTGATTTTTAGTGAAGAAAACGATGTGATCCCTGATGTAGTTTGGGTGACCAAAGAGAAATATCAGAGTTTGCTGGATGGGGCAGGACATCTGCGGGGAGCACCGGATTTGGTGATTGAGGTGCTATCGCCAGGGGCAGAAAATGCCAGACGCGATCGGCAGGTCAAATTGAAACTCTACTCTGTCTATGGAGTTTTGGAATATTGGTTAGCAGACTGGCAGGCTAGGCAGATAGAGGTCTACAGAAGGGAAGGGGGTGTCCTCAAACTAGCCATGACTTTGTATAACAACGACCTGCTTACTTCCCCTCTGCTACCCAACTTCACTTGCCCTGTGCAGGAAATTTTTGGTTAA